In Methanococcus voltae, a single window of DNA contains:
- a CDS encoding OsmC family protein, with the protein MGEATIRLSGKSIDTKLNAETPHYEIISDEPVSLGGKGEAPNPMEYLLMAYAGCLNALSRYYIDLKGLEVREMFLEVHGKFNTDKLKLRETTKRAGFEYINVSIEFDTDESVEKIDELIKMVKEGCPMHDNITNATPTIIDYKVKDMGE; encoded by the coding sequence ATGGGAGAAGCGACTATTAGATTATCCGGTAAAAGTATCGATACAAAATTAAATGCGGAAACACCTCATTATGAAATTATTTCTGACGAACCTGTATCTTTAGGGGGTAAAGGTGAGGCTCCAAATCCTATGGAGTATCTATTAATGGCATATGCAGGATGTTTAAATGCTTTAAGTAGGTATTATATTGATTTAAAAGGTTTAGAAGTTCGTGAAATGTTTTTAGAAGTCCATGGTAAATTTAACACGGATAAATTAAAGTTAAGAGAGACTACTAAAAGAGCAGGTTTTGAGTACATAAATGTTTCAATCGAATTTGATACAGATGAATCTGTTGAGAAGATTGATGAACTCATAAAAATGGTTAAAGAAGGATGTCCTATGCACGATAACATAACTAACGCAACACCAACAATAATAGATTATAAAGTTAAAGATATGGGCGAATAA